One segment of Drosophila ananassae strain 14024-0371.13 chromosome 3R, ASM1763931v2, whole genome shotgun sequence DNA contains the following:
- the LOC6498172 gene encoding myosin heavy chain, muscle isoform X8, with translation MPKPAPNLEDEDPTPYLFVSLEQRRIDQSKPYDSKKNCWVPDEKEGYLLGEIKATKGDIVSVGLPGGETRDFKKDQLQQVNPPKYEKAEDMSNLTYLNDASVLHNLRQRYYNKLIYTYSGLFCVAINPYKRYPVYTNRCAKMYRGKRRNEVPPHIFAISDGAYVDMLTNHVNQSMLITGESGAGKTENTKKVIAYFATVGASTKKDESQKNKGSLEDQVVQTNPVLEAFGNAKTVRNDNSSRFGKFIRIHFGPTGKLAGADIETYLLEKARVISQQSLERSYHIFYQIMSGSVAGVKDICLLTDNIYDYHIVSQGKVTVPSIDDAEEFSLTDQAFDILGFTKQEKEDVYRITAAVMHMGGMKFKQRGREEQAEQDGEEEGGRVSKLFGCDTAELYKNLLKPRIKVGNEFVTQGRNVQQVTNSIGALCKGVFDRLFKWLVKKCNETLDTQQKRQHFIGVLDIAGFEIFDYNGFEQLCINFTNEKLQQFFNHHMFVLEQEEYKREGIDWAFIDFGMDLLACIDLIEKPMGILSILEEESMFPKATDQTFSEKLTNTHLGKSAPFQKPKPPKPGQQAAHFAIGHYAGVVAYNITGWLEKNKDPLNDTVVDQFKKSQNKLLIEIFADHAGQSGGGEQAKGGRGKKGGGFATVSSAYKEQLNSLMTTLRSTQPHFVRCIIPNEMKQPGLVDAHLVMHQLTCNGVLEGIRICRKGFPNRMVYPDFKMRYQILNPKGIKGIEDPKKCTKILIESTELAEDQYRLGNTKVFFRAGVLGQMEEFRDERLGKIMSWMQAWARGYLSRKGFKKLQEQRVALKVVQRNLRKYLQLRTWPWYKLWQKVKPLLNVSRIEDEIARLEEKAKKAEELHAAEVKVRKELEALNAKLLAEKTALLDSLSGEKGQLQDFQERNAKLTAQKNDLENQLRDIQERLTQEEDARNQLFQQKKKADQEISGLKKDIEDLELNVQKAEQDKATKDHQIRNLNDEIAHQDELINKLNKEKKMQGESNQKTGEELQAAEDKINHLNKVKAKLEQTLDELEDSLEREKKVRGDVEKSKRKVEGDLKLTQEAVADLERNKKELEQTIQRKDKELCSITAKLEDEQVVVGKHQRQIKELQARIEELEEEVEAERQARAKAEKQRADLARELEELGERLEEAGGATSAQIELNKKREAELSKLRRDLEEANIQHESTLANLRKKHNDAVAEMAEQVDQLNKLKAKAEKEKNEYYGQLNDLRAGVDHITNEKAAQEKIAKQLQHTLNEVQSKLDETNRTLNDFDASKKKLSIENSDLLRQLEEAESQVSQLSKIKISLTTQLEDTKRLADEESRERATLLGKFRNLEHDLDNLREQVEEEAEGKADLQRQLSKANAEAQVWRSKYESDGVARSEELEEAKRKLQARLAEAEETIESLNQKCIGLEKTKQRLSTEVEDLQLEVDRANAIANAAEKKQKAFDKIIGEWKLKVDDLAAELDASQKECRNYSTELFRLKGAYEEGQEQLEAVRRENKNLADEVKDLLDQIGEGGRNIHEIEKARKRLEAEKDELQAALEEAEAALEQEENKVLRAQLELSQVRQEIDRRIQEKEEEFENTRKNHQRALDSMQASLEAEAKGKAEALRMKKKLEADINELEIALDHANKANAEAQKNIKRYQQQLKDIQTALEEEQRARDDAREQLGISERRANALQNELEESRTLLEQADRGRRQAEQELADAHEQLNEVSAQNASISAAKRKLESELQTLHSDLDELLNEAKNSEEKAKKAMVDAARLADELRAEQDHAQTQEKLRKALEQQIKELQVRLDEAEANALKGGKKAIQKLEQRVRELENELDGEQRRHADAQKNLRKSERRIKELSFQSEEDRKNHERMQDLVDKLQQKIKTYKRQIEEAEEIAALNLAKFRKAQQELEEAEERADLAEQAISKFRAKGRAGSVGRGASPAPRATSVRPQFDGLAFPPRFDLAPENEF, from the exons ATGCCGAAGCCAGCTCCAAATCTTGAGGATGAGGATCCCACCCCATACCTGTTCGTGTCTTTGGAACAGAGACGTATCGATCAATCGAAACCCTATGACTCCAAGAAGAACTGTTGGGTCCCCGACGAGAAGGAGGGTTATCTCCTTGGTGAGATCAAGGCCACCAAGGGCGATATCGTCTCCGTCGGCTTGCCTGGTGGAGAG acACGAGACTTCAAGAAAGATCAGCTCCAGCAAGTGAACCCTCCAAAATACGAAAAAGCTGAGGATATGTCCAACTTGACATACCTTAACGATGCCTCTGTGCTCCATAACTTGAGACAGAGATACTACAACAAGCTCATCTAC ACCTACTCTGGTCTTTTCTGCGTTGCCATCAATCCTTACAAGCGCTACCCCGTATATACCAACCGTTGCGCTAAGATGTACCGTGGCAAGCGCCGTAATGAGGTGCCACCCCATATTTTCGCCATCTCTGACGGTGCCTACGTCGACATGTTGACCAACCACGTGAATCAATCTATGTTGATCACCGGTGAGTCTGGTGCCGGAAAGACTGAGAACACCAAGAAGGTCATTGCGTACTTCGCCACTGTTGGCGCTTCCACCAAGAAGGATGAATCGCAGAAGAACAAGGGTTCCCTGGAAGATCAGGTTGTGCAGACTAACCCTGTGCTTGAGGCTTTCGGTAACGCCAAGACCGTGCGTAACGATAACTCCTCTCGTTTC GGTAAATTCATCCGTATCCACTTCGGACCTACTGGTAAACTGGCTGGTGCTGATATTGAGACCT ATCTGCTGGAGAAGGCCCGTGTCATCTCCCAGCAGTCCCTGGAGCGTTCCTACCACATCTTCTACCAGATCATGTCTGGCTCCGTTGCCGGTGTTAAAG ACATTTGTCTGTTGACCGATAACATCTACGATTACCACATTGTCTCCCAGGGCAAGGTCACTGTACCCAGTATCGATGATGCTGAGGAGTTCTCCCTCACCGAT CAAGCCTTCGACATTCTGGGCTTCACCAAGCAGGAGAAGGAGGATGTGTACAGGATCACCGCCGCTGTCATGCACATGGGTGGCATGAAGTTCAAGCAACGTGGTCGCGAGGAGCAGGCTGAGCAGGACGGTGAGGAGGAGGGTGGCCGTGTGTCTAAGCTGTTCGGCTGCGACACCGCTGAGCTGTACAAGAACTTGCTCAAGCCCCGCATCAAGGTCGGTAACGAGTTCGTCACCCAGGGCCGTAACGTCCAGCAGGTCACCAACTCGATCGGTGCCCTCTGCAAGGGTGTCTTCGATCGTCTGTTCAAGTGGCTGGTCAAGAAGTGTAACGAGACTCTGGATACCCAGCAGAAGCGTCAGCACTTCATTGGTGTACTGGATATTGCTGGTTTTGAAATCTTCGAC TACAACGGTTTCGAGCAACTGTGTATTAACTTCACCAACGAGAAGTTGCAACAATTCTTCAACCATCACATGTTCGTTTTGGAGCAAGAAGAATACAAGAGGGAAGGTATCGATTGGGCCTTCATCGATTTCGGTATGGACTTGTTGGCCTGTATCGATCTGATTGAAAAG CCTATGGGTATCCTGTCCATCCTTGAAGAAGAGTCTATGTTCCCCAAGGCCACCGATCAGACCTTCTCGGAGAAGCTGACCAACACCCATTTGGGCAAGTCGGCTCCATTCCAGAAGCCCAAGCCCCCAAAGCCCGGCCAGCAGGCTGCCCACTTTGCCATCGGCCATTATGCTGGTGTTGTCGCTTACAACATCACCGGTTGGTTGGAGAAGAACAAGGATCCTCTGAACGACACTGTTGTCGACCAGTTCAAGAAGTCTCAGAACAAGCTGCTGATCGAAATCTTCGCCGATCACGCCGGACAGTCGGGCGGCGGTGAACAGGCCAAGGGAGGTCGTGGCAAGAAGGGTGGTGGCTTCGCCACTGTGTCCTCTGCCTACAAGGAGCAGTTGAACAGCTTGATGACCACTCTGCGCTCCACTCAGCCTCACTTCGTCCGTTGCATCATTCCCAACGAGATGAAGCAGCCTGGACTTGTTGATGCCCACTTGGTTATGCACCAGCTGACCTGTAACGGTGTGCTTGAAGGTATCCGTATTTGCCGTAAGGGCTTCCCCAACAGGATGGTCTACCCTGACTTCAAGATGCG CTACCAAATCCTGAACCCCAAGGGTATCAAGGGTATTGAGGATCCCAAGAAATGCACGAAGATCCTCATCGAATCGACCGAGTTGGCCGAAGATCAGTACCGTTTGGGTAACACAAAG GTGTTCTTCCGTGCCGGTGTCCTGGGTCAGATGGAGGAGTTCCGTGATGAGCGTCTGGGCAAGATCATGTCCTGGATGCAGGCCTGGGCTCGTGGTTACCTGTCCCGCAAGGGCTTCAAGAAGCTCCAGGAACAGCGCGTCGCCCTCAAGGTTGTCCAGCGCAATCTGCGCAAGTACCTGCAGCTCCGCACCTGGCCATGGTACAAACTGTGGCAGAAGGTCAAGCCCCTCCTCAACGTCAGCCGTATCGAGGATGAGATTGCC CGTCTGGAGGAGAAGGCCAAGAAGGCTGAGGAACTGCATGCCGCTGAAGTGAAAGTACGCAAGGAGCTGGAGGCCCTCAACGCCAAGCTGTTGGCTGAGAAGACCGCCCTGCTGGACTCTCTGTCCGGTGAGAAGGGCCAGCTGCAGGACTTCCAGGAGCGCAACGCCAAGTTGACCGCCCAGAAGAACGACCTCGAGAACCAGCTGCGC GACATCCAAGAGCGCCTGACTCAGGAGGAAGATGCCCGCAACCAGCTGTTCCAGCAGAAGAAGAAGGCCGACCAGGAGATCTCTGGCCTGAAGAAGGACATCGAGGATCTGGAGCTGAATGTCCAGAAGGCCGAGCAGGACAAGGCCACCAAGGATCACCAGATCCGCAACTTGAACGACGAGATCGCCCACCAGGATGAGCTCATCAACAAGCTGAACAAGGAGAAGAAGATGCAGGGCGAGTCCAACCAGAAGACTGGTGAGGAACTGCAGGCCGCCGAGGACAAGATCAACCACTTGAACAAGGTTAAGGCCAAGCTCGAGCAGACCCTCGACGAGCTCGAGGATTCTCTGGAGCGTGAGAAGAAGGTGCGCGGTGATGTTGAGAAGTCCAAGCGCAAGGTTGAGGGAGACCTCAAGCTCACCCAGGAGGCTGTTGCCGATCTGGAGCGCAACAAGAAGGAATTGGAGCAGACCATCCAGCGCAAGGACAAGGAACTGTGCTCCATCACCGCCAAGCTCGAGGATGAGCAGGTTGTGGTTGGCAAGCACCAGCGCCAGATCAAGGAACTGCAGGCCCGCATCGAGGAGCTCGAGGAGGAGGTTGAGGCTGAGCGCCAGGCCCGCGCCAAGGCTGAGAAGCAGCGCGCCGATCTGGCCCGTGAGCTTGAGGAATTGGGCGAGCGTCTGGAGGAGGCTGGCGGTGCCACCTCTGCCCAGATTGAGCTCAACAAGAAGCGTGAGGCTGAGCTCAGCAAGCTCCGTCGCGATCTTGAGGAGGCCAACATCCAGCACGAGTCCACCCTGGCTAACCTGCGCAAGAAGCACAACGATGCCGTCGCCGAGATGGCCGAGCAGGTTGATCAGCTCAACAAGCTGAAGGCTAA GGCTGAGAAGGAGAAGAACGAGTACTACGGCCAGTTGAACGATCTGCGTGCCGGTGTCGACCACATTACCAACGAGAAG gCTGCCCAGGAGAAGATCGCCAAGCAGCTGCAGCACACCCTCAACGAAGTCCAGTCCAAATTGGATGAGACCAACAGGACTCTGAACGACTTCGATgccagcaagaagaagctgtCCATTGAGAACTCCGATCTGCTCCgccagctggaggaggccgAGTCCCAGGTGTCTCAGCTGTCCAAGATCAAGATCTCCCTGACCACCCAGCTTGAGGATACCAAGCGTCTGGCCGATGAGGAGTCCCGCGAGCGTGCTACCCTTCTGGGCAAGTTCCGCAACTTGGAGCACGACCTGGACAACCTGCGCGAACAGGTTGAGGAGGAGGCTGAGGGCAAGGCCGATCTGCAGCGCCAGCTGAGCAAGGCCAACGCTGAGGCCCAGGTCTGGCGTAGCAAGTACGAGTCCGATGGTGTTGCCCGCTCtgaggagctggaggaggccaAGAGGAAGCTGCAGGCCCGTCTCGCCGAGGCTGAGGAGACCATTGAGTCCCTTAACCAGAAGTGCATTGGCCTGGAGAAGACCAAGCAGCGCCTGTCCACCGAAGTGGAGGATCTCCAGCTGGAGGTCGACCGTGCCAACGCCATTGCCAACGCTGCCGAGAAGAAGCAGAAGGCCTTCGACAAGATCATCGGCGAATGGAAACTGAAGGTTGATGATCTGGCCGCTGAGCTTGATGCCTCCCAGAAGGAGTGCCGCAACTACTCCACCGAACTGTTCCGTCTGAAGGGTGCCTACGAGGAGGGCCAGGAGCAGCTGGAGGCTGTGCGTCGTGAGAACAAGAACTTGGCTGATGAGGTCAAGGATCTGCTCGACCAGATCGGTGAGGGTGGCCGCAACATCCATGAGATCGAGAAGGCCCGCAAGCGCCTGGAGGCTGAGAAGGACGAGCTCCAAGCCGCCCTTGAGGAGGCTGAGGCTGCTCTTGAGCAGGAGGAGAACAAGGTGCTGCGCGCCCAGCTGGAGCTGTCCCAGGTCCGCCAGGAAATCGATCGCCGCATccaggagaaggaggaggagttcGAGAACACCCGCAAGAACCACCAGCGCGCCCTCGACTCCATGCAGGCTTCCCTTGAGGCTGAGGCCAAGGGCAAGGCTGAGGCCCTGCGCATGAAGAAGAAGCTGGAGGCTGACATCAACGAGCTGGAGATTGCTCTGGATCATGCCAACAAG GCTAACGCCGAGGCCCAGAAGAACATCAAGCGTTACCAGCAACAGCTTAAGGACATCCAGACCGCTCTCGAGGAGGAGCAGCGCGCCCGCGACGATGCCCGCGAACAGCTGGGTATCTCCGAGCGTCGTGCCAACGCTCTCCAGAACGAACTGGAGGAGTCGCGCACTCTGCTGGAGCAGGCCGACCGTGGCCGTCGCCAGGCCGAACAGGAGCTGGCCGATGCCCACGAGCAGTTGAACGAGGTTTCCGCCCAGAACGCCTCCATCTCCGCTGCCAAGAGGAAGCTGGAGTCTGAGCTGCAGACCCTGCACTCCGACCTGGACGAACTCTTGAACGAGGCCAAGAACTCCGAGGAGAAGGCCAAGAAGGCTATGGTTGATGCCGCCCGCCTGGCTGATGAGCTCCGCGCTGAGCAGGATCATGCCCAGACCCAGGAGAAATTGAGGAAGGCTTTGGAGCAGCAGATCAAGGAGCTCCAGGTCCGTCTCGATGAAGCCGAGGCCAACGCCCTTAAGGGTGGCAAGAAGGCTATCCAGAAGTTGGAGCAGCGCGTCCGCGAGCTCGAGAACGAGCTGGATGGTGAGCAGAGGCGACATGCCGATGCCCAGAAGAACTTGCGCAAGTCTGAGCGCCGCATCAAGGAGCTGAGCTTCCAGTCTGAGGAGGACCGCAAGAACCACGAACGCATGCAGGATCTGGTCGATAAGCTGCAACAGAAGATCAAGACATACAAGAGGCAGATCGAGGAGGCTGAGGAAATCGCCGCCCTCAACTTGGCCAAATTCCGCAAGGCTCagcaggagctggaggaggccgAGGAGCGTGCCGATCTGGCCGAGCAGGCCATCAGCAAATTCCGCGCCAAGGGACGTGCCGGTTCTGTCGGTCGTGGTGCCAGCCCAGCG CCCCGTGCGACGTCCGTCAGGCCACAATTCGACGGATTGGCCTTCCCACCAAGATTCGACCTTGCTCCTGAAAACGAATTCTAA